The genomic window TTAATGTTTAAATTTCTATAATCATCAATAAGGTGGAACGTGTCCAGCCTGTCTCGGCCTTGGCGGCGGCTCGGCGCTGCCTAGCGGCAATCCCACCTCCAGGCCTTGCACTGTGTCCTGAGGTGACTTTTATGCTCATATCCCTCTTCGTCTGTGTCGCTCAGAAATAAATTTTGCACGTTTAGGATTGGTTCTGAGGGCGAAGAGGGCGGTCAGAAGAAGAAGCGcagagtttgttttcagaaaaatagCGCTCCCTCCTTCTGCACATTCCTGCTGCGGTTCGGTGCTgtcctcagcagggacagcaggacagagctctcctttgctcttAGTTACTTttagctggctgaggcagagaagatCTCTggactgtggggttttttttcctttttctttggagctgtttaaacctctactgaacacccagaagagcaccagcagctcacacctgtggcccatcAGACCAGGCCTGGCcacagcatttccagcaccagagggactgataagagattAAGTGAGCCAAGCTACAGCTGAAGATggggactttctgagtttgtcatctcttttggagcatcAAGAGATTTTATTGTTGAATATGGCTCCTTTGTTGTGCTGATGAATTCTTTGCTCCTTAAACAACcatttttttcaacttttcaCCAAGGAAATCTTTTTTCTGAACCAGTTGAGGGAGGGGCCGCTTGAATTTGCTTTCCAGAGGAAAACCCTTTAAaggtttttctcccaaaattgccctaaaccaggacacacTGCGATCCTTGCCGAGGCCCGGCTGTGGCCGGAGCCGCTCCCGGCCAGCGGGGCGGGCTTAGTGCGCTTTGAAGGGATTGGGTCGGGGCGGCAGCGGCGCCCTGAGGGAGCCCAGGGTGATCCTGCGCTGCCTCCctgcgctgccggccccggcctGCTCGCCCGAAATCCCCCCAAGGCCCGGCTGCTCCGGCCACGAGGGCTCCCGCCTCCATCCAATAAAAAGTTGAATTCATCcatttttaggaagaaaaaagggaagaaaaaaggatttgGCCAGGTCAGTGACACTGCCGGTGTGACGGACACGAGCCACAGAGAACCAGAATcacttctgcttttcatttcctcCTTCCCCATAGCTACATCCAGACCTGGTGAGGGGGATGCAGGGAGGCTgctgagggacacagggctgcagccaggccctcCTGTCCTGCCCCCACACCTCCCTGCCAGGACATCAGCCCCACCACAGCACTtttcatggaatcccagaatgctttgggtgggaagggacctccaaGCTCATCTTCTTCCACCTCCCTGGAAgggggcaggaacaccttccactatcccagggtgctcaaagcctcatccagcctggccaacTTCCAGAGATGGAAGTGTCAACTCCTGTCATTCAGCACGCCCTGACCCGAAACCCCAAAGTTCTTCCAGGGAGTTGCAGGCACCACGCCAGCAGTGGGAAGGCAGGAACCCTGGCAGGGCCCTCACAGGCAGCCCCAAAATGCTGCCACCCACAGCAATGAGCAGCTGGTGGCTCTCAAAGagtaaagcagggatttattacaAGGTCTCCATGGATTCATCTAAGGCAGTGGAAAAGCCccgccagggctacacccaagatgagCCCAAagtggtcacaaaatggacgaGCGCTCACACTTTTAGAAGTGTGGTGGTCTCGTGCTTTTATAAGTTGTGCTCCATTTGAATAGTGGAGTTAATTgcccaattacagctttaggttatgaagtcccatcctccttGTTGCTCTCTCTTCAGTTCAccattgtttatattttttggGCCTGGACTTTGTATCCTTGGCCTCAAGGTAGAacaggattgttttgtctacctaCCCCGTGAAAAGACCTTGCTAACAATGAAGCTCAGAGCTACAcaccaaagcagcacagaatccaAAAAATATGGATGCTAAAATGCAAGGCATCATGATCAGCtcatggctccagcctggcttccTGAGTGCGGGGTGGCTGcatcctccagcccagcccagcccagcccagcccagcccagcccagcccagcccagcccagcccagctgccaccagccctgcagtgctgccaaaGGCTGGCACAGACAATCAGAgcctcttccctcctccctccccattCTTCTGTGGCCTCAGTGGCCACAGGGAGAGGTAGGACACCATCCCCATGGCATCTAGGCAGGATAGCAGCACGCagacagccccaggcaggacaGCACTGCTTTAATGCTCCAAAGGACTGAGCGGGAGGAGATGCAGAAAATTGCAGAGAGggtccagcccaggcagagctgcagtgaggCTGCACTGTGATGCCGTCAttcccacagctcctccctgctcagccagccAAGGGCACGGGCAGGGGCCCAGCAGCCATCCCACCCTGTCAGTCACACACCTGGATGTGGGTTTCTTGTGAGCAGATCCAAAAATATGGGAAGACTTTCTCAGTGAAGGTGGCCTCCAACAGCAAGATCTGCGTCAGGTCCTTTGCGTTGTAGAAAGTCACTCGGCCCATTTCATAGTCCAGGCAGACCCTGATTCTCTGGAGGttttccctcagtgccagcacctcaGAGGTCATGCAGATTGAACTGTActgtccatcccagtccattaGCAGCCCCCAGAGCTTCTCAGATCTGGGCAGGTTGAGCAGCTTCTTCCTTGGCACGGACTCCAGGGCCACCCCCAGGGACCACCAGCCGTCTTCCCCCACCTCCACCTCCCAGTAATGCCTCCCAGATGTGAACCCCTGGGTGCCCAAGACACAGAGGCTGCCCGTGAACCTCTTGGGGGTGTCAGGgaggttttgttttccaggtCCCACCCAGACCCTTTTGCAGTCCCGCGAGAGGATCAGCCGAGGATTCGCCGTCTCTGGGTCCAGCCGCACCCGCTCTAAAGGGTGACAGAAACATCAGTCAGTGCCTGCTGAGAAGAGAACCAGCACCTCTCCTCCACCCTGCACCACGGGGCTGGGACCTGTCCTGGGAGCACAAGGGGCACTCCTGCAGCCCCCTCGGGTGGCATGGGACACGGCAGCCTCACTGTCCCCACGCTGGCAGCCGAGGGTGAAAAGATGCTCCCTGAGGCAGGACTGAGGCAGGCAGTGTCCCCacaggcagggcacagacacGATGGGCTTTGCTAAAGCTGCTCCCAGATGTGCTGCATATTGCAGCCTGTGGGGAGCAGTGCATGCCGTGGCTgtgagcaggcagtgctgcagggcaggaggggccaggccagtccctgctcctgtgccaagggctcaCCCAGCTcggagccctgctctgcccagccagcaggCAACCGAGCTGCAGAGCCCGAGCTGCCCATCCACCAGGCATGTTCTGCTGCCATCCCGTGGCCATCCCACAGGGCCACACAGCTGTCACTGTGCGGTGCCACCAGCCCAGAGCCTCTGCCAAACCCACTCCTGCGGGGACTGcaggggggaaactgaggcacgacTCTCCTGTGCTCAAGTGCATCATCCCAAAAACGGAGAGTGTGGAGAGCGGCCTCAGCACAAATGGTGCCAGCCACACCTcagcccagcaatgctgcacCATGTGGGccctgagcacctgcagaagcaCTTCTGATCACACCAAAATGCCACCTAAAATCATGTACAGCCCCTCTGCTTAACTGGGCACAGCCTGACACGGCCTCCTGCTGTCCTGGCCCTGGCCTGGCATCGCAGGACAGCATCCCTGGTGCTGCCTGGCACAAGGACAGACCTGGGTTTTTATTGCAGGCCTAGTCACAACAACAGGACTCAGCTCTAGACAGATGCTGGGTTTAGATGTGCTGTGAGCCCATCTCAGCACCAAGCACATAAGGACACTCCTCCTGGAAAGCTTTTCCGCCTCAGTTGTGCTCAGCAGCTCCACACACTTACCCCTTATGCCAGAGTCTATCTCGCTCTCCAGGTTCTCTGGAAGAAGGCAAGGAAGATGCATGAGTGTCTCTCCTGTGGCACCTGTCCTGCTCCCCATCAGGGCAGCAACCCAGATGTGGAGCCCCAGGCTCCAGCAAAGCCCATCCTGGGGATGGTTCCCATCTGGAGCAGCCGTTTTGCTCCTGagccccaggcagaggcacCAGGCAGTGAGGATTTCCCCCTGCCAGCCAAGCCCAGGggaagcacagcacagagccagcagggcttTACCTCTGAATTTATCCACCATGTCCACGACCTGCTGGCTCCTCCAAGTGAGGCTCTGAATgctcttctgcagctctggggaaacTGGCTCTGGGATCGGGGCCTTGGCTGCCTCACAGCTGAggggaacagggagaggagctcagagcccagccaccagccagggccagcagggaaacagggaaatccctgcagccacagagcccagagcagccgtgtccctgctctcagcacagCAACCCCATCTTTAGGAGGGGTGCAACGGCCTCTGGTTCCTGGAAACATCCCatgaaatcccaaatccccagcGGGGCAAACCACCTCCTTGCCGGCTCCTGCAGCGCTCCCAAAGCTCTGCCCaaaggagctgagcaggaggagagggacaCTGAGCCTGTTTCATACCTGCTCAGGATTCTGCCAACATCCTGCAAGagagaaaacacaggagagCTGTGGCCCTGCCGAGGgtcagggagctgcagtggcTGCCCAGCTGTGTGAAGCAGCTgaaggggctggggctgagcccacaCCTCATCCCAACCCTCCCTTCCATCAGGGCCCTGAcccacagcaggcacagcacagtgtcacagcacagtgtcacatcacagtgtcacagcacagtgtcacagcatggTGTCAcagcccagtgtcacagcatggTGTCACAGCATGgtgtcacagcacagtgtcacagcacggtgtcacagtgtcacagcacagtgtcacagcacggTGTCACAGCACggtgtcacagtgtcacagcacagtgtcacagcacagtgtcaccgtatcacagtgtcacagcacggtgttacagtgtcacagcacggtgtcacagcacagtgtcacagcacagtgtcacagcacagtgtcacagtgtcacagcacagtgtcacagcacggtgtcacagtgtcacagcaccgTGTCCCACCATGGCCCCAGCCTGCACCAGGATGCAGAGGGTGccagctgggtgtccccagccccagcaggggtCACAGTGCCCAGGGGCTGATGCTGCCTCACCTGGAGGAACTCGACCCCCGGCTGGTCCCGCTTCTCCTGGATCTGCGCTATCACCGTGTCCAGCAGCGACTGCCTCTCCAAGACCCTGGACGTGTATTCCTCGCTCTTATTCACCAGCTCCTGGGACATCTGCTCCAGCTGGCCcagcagggccttcttctgctcctccaggcactgctgcagctcctcaaagCTCTCAGTCACACGCTGCAACTCCCACATCACTGTCACCTGCAAGGCACCGCACGgaggccctgag from Agelaius phoeniceus isolate bAgePho1 chromosome 1, bAgePho1.hap1, whole genome shotgun sequence includes these protein-coding regions:
- the LOC129117761 gene encoding E3 ubiquitin-protein ligase TRIM7-like isoform X3 encodes the protein MAALLPEQAAPAVPCGLCPGTRPRPGPASAPSRPFPSVAAMAEEVLALREQLVAEATCPLCLDVFEQPVLTACGHSFCGQCLAGVLGDPPRPAACPQCRAPLEPGSQRPIRSLGNMAGLARALEEVAARPRCPQHGKALALFCEPCAALLCAPCRDGPEHRRHRVRPAEKAARELRETLQRNLLFLQKQKEKLKSTGDQKIEDLQVTVMWELQRVTESFEELQQCLEEQKKALLGQLEQMSQELVNKSEEYTSRVLERQSLLDTVIAQIQEKRDQPGVEFLQDVGRILSSCEAAKAPIPEPVSPELQKSIQSLTWRSQQVVDMVDKFRENLESEIDSGIRERVRLDPETANPRLILSRDCKRVWVGPGKQNLPDTPKRFTGSLCVLGTQGFTSGRHYWEVEVGEDGWWSLGVALESVPRKKLLNLPRSEKLWGLLMDWDGQYSSICMTSEVLALRENLQRIRVCLDYEMGRVTFYNAKDLTQILLLEATFTEKVFPYFWICSQETHIQVCD
- the LOC129117761 gene encoding E3 ubiquitin-protein ligase TRIM7-like isoform X1; amino-acid sequence: MAEEVLALREQLVAEATCPLCLDVFEQPVLTACGHSFCGTCLADVLGDPPRPAACPQCRAPLEPGSQRPNRSLGNMAGLARALEEVAARPRCPQHGKALALFCEPCAALLCAPCRDGPEHRRHRVRPAEEAARELRETLQRNLLFLQKQKEKLKSTGDGKIEDLQVTVRSELQRVTESFEELQQCLEEQKKALLGQLEQMSQELVNKSEEYTSRVLERQSLLDTVIAQIQEKRDQPGVEFLQETLQRNLLFLQKQKEKLKSTGDQKIEDLQVTVMWELQRVTESFEELQQCLEEQKKALLGQLEQMSQELVNKSEEYTSRVLERQSLLDTVIAQIQEKRDQPGVEFLQDVGRILSSCEAAKAPIPEPVSPELQKSIQSLTWRSQQVVDMVDKFRENLESEIDSGIRERVRLDPETANPRLILSRDCKRVWVGPGKQNLPDTPKRFTGSLCVLGTQGFTSGRHYWEVEVGEDGWWSLGVALESVPRKKLLNLPRSEKLWGLLMDWDGQYSSICMTSEVLALRENLQRIRVCLDYEMGRVTFYNAKDLTQILLLEATFTEKVFPYFWICSQETHIQVCD